Proteins from a genomic interval of Granulicella sp. L56:
- a CDS encoding glycosyl hydrolase family 28-related protein, whose translation MTSHLFERRSFLKMAGQSLLALPAMSAIGALAELPGKHGGKAHGWDGRPFAYTPKVTLNVRDYGAAGDGKTNDRVALQEAIDRCGVFGGGEVVVPEGNYVTGALALRSNVVLRLEKDATLLGTPDFDDYPVRRFAGRAAGYRDTLR comes from the coding sequence ATGACGAGTCATTTGTTTGAGCGCCGGAGTTTTTTGAAGATGGCGGGACAGAGTTTGCTTGCGCTGCCTGCGATGTCTGCGATCGGTGCTTTGGCGGAGTTGCCGGGAAAGCATGGTGGCAAGGCGCATGGATGGGACGGCAGGCCTTTTGCGTATACGCCCAAGGTCACGCTGAATGTTCGTGACTATGGCGCGGCCGGCGATGGAAAAACGAACGACAGAGTGGCGTTGCAGGAGGCGATCGATCGCTGCGGGGTGTTTGGCGGCGGCGAAGTAGTTGTGCCTGAGGGGAACTATGTTACTGGGGCGCTGGCTTTGCGCAGCAACGTTGTGTTGCGTCTTGAGAAGGACGCCACGCTACTGGGTACGCCTGACTTCGATGACTATCCGGTGCGCAGGTTCGCTGGGAGGGCCGCTGGATACAGGGACACATTGCGCTGA
- a CDS encoding glycoside hydrolase family 28 protein: protein MGNPALGGRPRKETPLRHPALIEFIDCKDIRLEDFSTSNHLMWSIHPTNCENIFIKGLTIRSTGGNGDGIDIDSSKHVVIDGCDIATGDDCISLKSGRGAEGYAMLRTTEDVVIRNCTFADSIFACIGIGSETSGGIRDVRIEHCKFTRAKTFAIYIKSRPGRGAFVENIVADDLDASDMTGGFLRFNILASGIRDEFQVPSDEGIPTIRNFRFSNIRVKECPILVEGTGIHPHKPLEGFSLVNVTGSCDKGIYLANVKDAVIRNVNVTGFSGTLLNTNNVTGKGLAGATTIAPPKVEEPIVTPNQPYRLH from the coding sequence GTGGGTAATCCTGCGCTGGGAGGACGGCCGCGTAAGGAGACTCCGCTGCGGCATCCGGCGCTGATCGAATTTATTGATTGTAAGGATATTCGGCTGGAGGATTTTTCGACCAGCAATCATCTGATGTGGTCGATTCATCCGACGAACTGCGAGAACATTTTTATCAAGGGGCTGACGATTCGCAGTACGGGTGGCAATGGCGATGGCATTGATATTGATTCGAGCAAGCATGTCGTTATCGATGGCTGTGACATTGCGACGGGCGACGATTGCATCTCGCTGAAGTCGGGGCGCGGGGCTGAGGGCTATGCGATGTTGCGGACGACGGAAGATGTGGTGATTCGAAACTGTACGTTTGCGGACTCGATCTTTGCGTGCATCGGCATAGGCAGCGAGACGTCGGGCGGAATTCGCGATGTGAGGATCGAGCACTGCAAGTTCACGCGAGCGAAGACGTTTGCGATTTATATCAAGAGCAGGCCGGGGCGTGGAGCGTTTGTTGAGAATATTGTTGCTGACGATCTTGATGCTTCGGATATGACGGGCGGATTTCTGCGATTCAATATTCTGGCAAGCGGGATTCGTGATGAATTTCAAGTGCCGAGCGACGAGGGCATTCCTACGATCAGGAATTTTCGCTTCTCGAATATTCGCGTGAAGGAGTGTCCGATTCTTGTGGAGGGTACAGGGATTCATCCGCACAAGCCGCTGGAAGGTTTCTCACTGGTGAACGTGACGGGGAGCTGCGATAAGGGGATTTACCTGGCCAATGTGAAGGATGCGGTGATTCGGAATGTGAACGTCACCGGATTCAGTGGGACGCTGTTGAACACCAATAACGTGACGGGTAAGGGATTGGCGGGTGCGACTACGATTGCTCCGCCGAAGGTTGAGGAGCCGATTGTGACACCAAACCAGCCGTATCGGTTGCATTGA
- a CDS encoding sulfatase-like hydrolase/transferase — translation MSVNRRNFLLGTAAAAAQAGVAAALPAGAKSDSGAQGNERAGKRKPNIILYLSDQFRWDFVGANGLNGSTNTPNLDALAAHGKNFTHAVTNQPVCAPARSVLMTGRYATETNVWHNGPALSTELPTLAGELRKAGYTSNLIGKWHLAPSKAADGGGPGYVKPEYRGGFLDFWEGANALEHTTHPYEGSIFDGDGKEITFKDQYRVDFITDRAERFLRQKQEKPFFLFVSQLEPHQQNDWNRMVGPKGSAERFINATVPADLREQPGDWHQQLPDYYGACESIDASVGRLRKVLEEENLADDTIFVFISDHGCHFMTRNEEYKRSTHNSSVRIPLIIQGPGFEGAQQIPELFGIINVAPTLLDAAGVKVPESMKGRSILPLLNDAKAREAWPNKELIQISESMTGRTIRTREWTYCVADPTGVRAATSNNYHEYQMYDQRNDPHELVNLAGRKEYRAKAAELREELKKLIVASGEPEPEIVEAKLYP, via the coding sequence TTGTCAGTCAATCGACGGAATTTTCTTTTGGGGACGGCGGCTGCCGCGGCCCAGGCAGGCGTAGCCGCAGCTTTACCCGCTGGTGCGAAATCCGATAGCGGAGCGCAAGGGAATGAGCGGGCAGGGAAGCGGAAGCCGAATATTATTCTGTATCTCTCCGACCAGTTTCGCTGGGACTTTGTTGGTGCGAATGGATTGAACGGCTCTACGAACACGCCGAATCTGGACGCATTGGCGGCGCATGGAAAGAACTTCACCCATGCCGTGACCAACCAGCCAGTGTGCGCTCCGGCGCGCTCGGTGCTGATGACCGGCAGGTATGCCACTGAGACGAACGTATGGCACAATGGCCCGGCATTGAGCACTGAACTGCCAACGCTCGCCGGAGAATTGCGTAAAGCAGGTTATACCTCGAACCTGATTGGCAAATGGCATCTCGCGCCGTCAAAGGCCGCGGATGGCGGCGGCCCCGGCTATGTGAAGCCGGAGTATCGTGGAGGCTTCCTCGATTTTTGGGAGGGCGCGAATGCGCTGGAGCATACGACCCATCCTTATGAGGGAAGCATCTTTGATGGCGATGGGAAAGAGATCACCTTCAAGGACCAGTATCGCGTCGACTTTATTACCGACCGTGCCGAGCGGTTCTTGCGACAGAAGCAGGAGAAGCCATTTTTCCTGTTTGTCTCGCAGCTTGAGCCGCATCAGCAGAATGACTGGAATCGCATGGTTGGGCCGAAGGGTTCGGCGGAGCGGTTTATCAATGCGACGGTTCCTGCCGACCTGCGCGAGCAGCCGGGCGACTGGCATCAGCAGCTTCCGGACTACTATGGCGCGTGCGAGAGCATCGATGCTTCGGTGGGTAGGCTCAGGAAAGTTCTGGAAGAGGAGAACCTTGCGGACGATACGATCTTTGTCTTCATCAGCGATCATGGGTGCCACTTCATGACGCGCAATGAGGAGTACAAACGCAGCACGCACAATAGCTCGGTTCGCATCCCGCTGATTATTCAGGGGCCGGGATTTGAGGGCGCGCAGCAGATACCGGAGCTGTTCGGCATCATCAATGTGGCTCCGACGCTGCTCGATGCTGCGGGTGTGAAGGTGCCGGAGTCGATGAAGGGCAGGAGCATTCTGCCACTGCTGAACGATGCCAAGGCAAGAGAGGCGTGGCCGAACAAGGAGCTGATCCAGATCAGCGAATCGATGACGGGAAGGACGATCCGCACCAGGGAGTGGACTTATTGCGTTGCCGATCCCACCGGCGTGCGTGCGGCCACGAGCAATAATTATCATGAGTACCAGATGTACGATCAGCGCAACGATCCGCATGAGCTGGTGAACCTTGCCGGACGAAAAGAGTATCGGGCCAAGGCGGCGGAGCTTCGCGAGGAGTTGAAGAAGCTTATCGTCGCCTCAGGGGAGCCGGAGCCGGAGATTGTTGAGGCGAAGCTGTATCCATGA
- a CDS encoding TonB-dependent receptor gives MASQVEQFERVHRASERSWKQDLRVRGLYLIAVVAFILLGLRTSVAQVDTGAVVGTVSDTSGAIVAGATVTIREETTGLKQTQQAGSDGSYSFSPLKLGTYTLTTEKEGFKTIVHKHIQVTVQSKLEINPKLEVGSVSQSVQVTSQGPILETQTSSIQQLVDQRSINDLPLNGRNATFLAQLSPGVTMAQNDHRGLQASGSFTANGARRTQNDYLLDGMDDNVAVADLVNQAQFAVLPPPDALREFTVQTSNYSAEFGHSAGAVLNATTKSGSNRLHGDLWEYLRNDYFDAKDYFVLNSQRKPEFRQNQFGGTFGGPVVIPHLYDGHNRTFFFVDYQGTRIVQGKTYTETVPTAAERNSGFTNLQDLISLQSGTKTDALGRVFPSGTVFDPATTRTITAGHVDPVTGIAATSSGYVRDPFYSGSLIGATNFTGGVSQQLNQLPAARLNSSAIALLNLYPVPTSSGLTNNYTTSPSAVTNADSFDTRLDHSFSDKDSAFVRYSFSYNDQIQPSPFEGVADGGPSRPGSGHTESQNVALSETHIFTPRLVLEARAGYSRVADERRQNDGDVMGIPAQYGIPGVPQIPSNGGLPLFAFGQLANLGSAGTMPSDKASDIAQVSENLSIDRGRNQLRVGTEYQHISAPTLTPTASRGNFTSNGIFTSVVNSTDASTDRAQFVLNPEAATVANGINNVGGANTLSASNFPPAYHLVRPYFGAYAQDDWRVFHNLTLNMGLRWEFIGAPEESNGHFANFVPAQTGSTSDGISRFYIPSSQVASVPVAFQNLLAKDGIVFTPVQGNALVLAQRTNFAPRFGFAYQVSPKVVVRAGYGLFYQGNENHGLSVSNYVNFPFQITTSSSAVNAVTPLTPDNSIGALQNGLLNVPLSAATGASSTNISLLGEPQHAKSSYAQAYNLQVQYQVTQSTLVELGYVGTGARHIQGTQNTNTVASILPPSVNVKAASFFPDFAAGGSFIARSGQTNYNSLQVNLEHRFSSGFSLLANYTWSKCLGNARDMLDNNIGSYRAPYVPGVGINADYGLCDIDVRNLVHVSGTYQLPFGRNQRWLNTGVASWVAGGWSANWIFAAEDGQPLTVACTTTTTAGLGCNALKVPGQNPYAGSHNATQFLNPAAFANPAAATTTSATIAALGGSPTQVSGPPYRRVDFSVLRRFNTTAESYFEFRAEAFNLTNTPNFGQPGNLVFTTPNTFAQISSTRDNPNDPRELQFSLKYYF, from the coding sequence ATGGCCAGCCAGGTGGAACAATTTGAGCGCGTGCATCGCGCCAGTGAGCGTAGTTGGAAACAGGACCTTCGTGTCCGTGGGCTGTACTTGATTGCGGTGGTTGCATTTATTCTGCTGGGGTTGCGGACTTCCGTGGCGCAGGTGGATACGGGAGCGGTTGTAGGTACGGTCTCAGATACCTCTGGCGCTATCGTCGCTGGAGCTACGGTTACGATTCGGGAAGAGACTACCGGGTTGAAGCAGACGCAACAGGCTGGCAGCGATGGAAGCTACAGCTTCAGCCCGCTGAAGCTGGGCACCTACACGCTGACGACAGAAAAGGAAGGCTTCAAGACGATTGTGCATAAGCACATTCAGGTGACGGTGCAGAGCAAGCTTGAGATCAATCCAAAGCTTGAGGTCGGCTCCGTTTCGCAGAGTGTTCAGGTGACATCCCAAGGACCGATTCTCGAGACGCAGACCTCCTCCATTCAACAGTTGGTCGATCAGCGGAGCATCAACGATCTTCCTCTCAATGGACGGAACGCCACCTTTCTTGCTCAGTTATCTCCCGGGGTGACGATGGCGCAGAACGATCATCGCGGCCTGCAGGCGAGCGGTTCGTTTACAGCCAATGGCGCACGACGCACGCAGAATGACTATCTGCTTGATGGCATGGACGACAATGTTGCCGTTGCCGATCTTGTGAACCAGGCGCAGTTTGCCGTGCTGCCGCCGCCGGATGCGCTGCGCGAGTTCACGGTGCAGACGAGCAACTATTCGGCCGAGTTTGGCCATTCGGCGGGCGCTGTGCTGAATGCGACTACCAAATCAGGCTCGAACCGATTGCATGGAGATCTATGGGAGTATCTGCGCAACGACTATTTTGATGCGAAGGACTATTTCGTTCTCAACTCGCAGCGTAAGCCTGAGTTTCGACAGAATCAATTTGGTGGAACGTTTGGCGGTCCCGTCGTGATCCCTCATCTTTATGACGGCCACAATCGAACGTTCTTCTTCGTTGACTATCAGGGCACGCGCATCGTGCAGGGCAAGACCTATACGGAGACCGTTCCTACGGCTGCGGAACGGAATAGCGGATTTACTAACCTGCAGGACTTGATCTCGTTACAGAGTGGGACCAAGACGGATGCGCTTGGCCGCGTGTTTCCCAGTGGCACGGTCTTTGATCCGGCGACGACGCGAACCATTACCGCAGGCCATGTCGATCCGGTTACAGGAATTGCGGCAACCAGCAGCGGCTATGTGCGCGATCCTTTTTACTCCGGTTCGCTGATAGGCGCGACCAACTTTACCGGTGGCGTGAGTCAGCAGTTGAACCAGTTGCCTGCGGCGCGGCTGAACTCGAGTGCGATTGCACTGCTCAATCTCTATCCTGTGCCTACTTCGAGCGGGTTGACGAACAACTACACAACAAGTCCGTCGGCTGTGACCAACGCTGATAGCTTCGACACCCGGCTTGATCACTCGTTCAGCGATAAGGATTCCGCTTTCGTGCGCTACAGCTTTTCCTATAACGACCAGATACAGCCCAGCCCCTTTGAAGGAGTGGCGGATGGCGGTCCTTCGCGTCCGGGGTCGGGACATACGGAGTCGCAGAATGTTGCGTTGAGTGAGACCCACATCTTTACTCCGCGGCTGGTGCTGGAGGCGCGTGCCGGCTACAGCCGCGTTGCTGATGAGCGCCGCCAGAACGATGGCGATGTGATGGGCATCCCGGCACAGTATGGAATTCCGGGCGTTCCCCAGATTCCGTCGAATGGAGGATTGCCACTCTTCGCGTTTGGACAGCTTGCAAATCTCGGATCCGCTGGAACGATGCCCAGCGACAAAGCGAGCGACATCGCTCAGGTATCGGAGAATTTATCTATCGACCGTGGCCGTAACCAGTTGAGGGTGGGTACTGAGTACCAGCACATTTCGGCGCCCACGCTGACGCCAACTGCTTCGCGTGGCAACTTTACTAGCAACGGCATCTTTACTTCGGTGGTGAACTCGACGGATGCTTCAACCGACCGCGCGCAGTTTGTTCTGAATCCTGAGGCAGCAACTGTTGCGAATGGAATTAATAATGTTGGTGGGGCGAACACATTGAGTGCATCGAACTTTCCACCGGCTTATCACCTGGTGCGGCCTTACTTCGGTGCATACGCACAGGACGACTGGCGCGTATTCCACAATCTGACGTTGAACATGGGACTGCGGTGGGAGTTCATCGGTGCGCCTGAAGAGAGCAATGGCCACTTTGCGAACTTTGTGCCGGCACAGACAGGCTCAACATCCGATGGAATTTCAAGGTTCTACATTCCTTCTTCGCAGGTGGCCAGTGTTCCGGTCGCATTTCAGAACCTGCTGGCGAAAGACGGCATCGTCTTCACGCCGGTTCAGGGCAACGCGCTGGTGCTGGCGCAGAGAACGAACTTTGCTCCACGCTTTGGCTTTGCCTATCAGGTGTCACCGAAGGTCGTGGTGCGTGCAGGATATGGCCTCTTCTATCAAGGGAACGAAAACCACGGGCTTAGCGTCAGCAACTATGTCAACTTCCCATTCCAGATCACTACGAGTAGCTCTGCTGTGAATGCTGTTACGCCGCTCACTCCAGATAACTCGATAGGGGCGTTGCAGAATGGTTTGTTGAATGTACCCCTGAGCGCCGCGACGGGAGCATCTTCTACGAACATTTCTCTTTTGGGTGAGCCGCAACATGCGAAGTCTTCTTATGCGCAGGCTTATAACTTGCAGGTTCAATATCAGGTAACGCAGAGCACGCTTGTTGAGCTTGGCTATGTGGGTACGGGAGCGAGGCATATACAGGGCACACAGAATACGAATACCGTCGCCAGTATTCTGCCGCCTAGCGTCAATGTTAAAGCCGCCTCTTTCTTCCCTGACTTTGCTGCGGGCGGAAGTTTCATTGCACGCTCCGGACAGACGAACTACAACAGCCTGCAGGTGAATCTGGAACACAGGTTCTCATCCGGCTTTAGTTTGCTGGCCAACTATACCTGGTCGAAGTGCCTTGGCAACGCACGCGACATGCTGGATAACAATATTGGAAGCTATCGCGCTCCTTATGTTCCGGGAGTGGGCATCAATGCAGACTATGGGCTGTGCGATATCGATGTGCGGAACCTCGTGCATGTAAGCGGCACCTATCAGCTTCCCTTCGGAAGGAACCAGCGCTGGTTGAATACTGGGGTTGCCTCGTGGGTGGCTGGAGGATGGTCGGCGAACTGGATCTTCGCTGCTGAGGATGGCCAGCCACTGACGGTTGCCTGCACCACGACCACGACTGCGGGTCTCGGTTGCAATGCGCTCAAGGTGCCGGGACAGAATCCCTATGCAGGAAGCCATAATGCGACACAGTTCTTGAATCCGGCGGCGTTTGCCAATCCGGCTGCTGCAACCACAACTTCGGCAACAATTGCGGCGCTGGGGGGAAGTCCAACGCAGGTGAGCGGGCCTCCTTATCGGCGAGTGGATTTCTCGGTGCTGCGGCGGTTCAATACGACGGCGGAGAGTTACTTCGAGTTTCGCGCCGAGGCGTTCAACCTGACCAACACACCGAACTTCGGGCAGCCGGGCAATCTCGTATTTACCACGCCCAATACGTTCGCGCAGATCAGTTCGACGCGCGATAACCCAAACGATCCGAGAGAGCTGCAATTTAGTCTTAAGTACTACTTCTGA